The Papaver somniferum cultivar HN1 chromosome 3, ASM357369v1, whole genome shotgun sequence genome includes a region encoding these proteins:
- the LOC113360228 gene encoding uncharacterized protein LOC113360228, which yields MALVLDSDRIVKIGDFGVSSCVFDKGGRQCSRDTFSWPMDHGHASFSKYPPIKVVGAAVLVNGWLSDLDLQRLSAMENYWHRTVNHTNLVTFQELLEKCKDMQEAICIQFQAHQGANGDATHAVSET from the exons ATGGC GCTTGTGCTTGACAGCGATAGAATAGTGAAGATTGGGGATTTCGGTGTTTCATCTTGTGTATTTGACAAGGGTGGCAGGCAATGCTCAAGGGATACTTTT AGTTGGCCCATGGACCATGGTCATGCTTCCTTCTCGAAGTACCCTCCGATAAAG GTGGTTGGGGCTGCAGTACTTGTGAATGGCTGGCTATCTGATTTAGACCTACAACGGTTATCCGCAATGGAAAACTACTGGCACAG AACAGTGAACCACACTAATTTGGTTACGTTTCAGGAACTTCTGGAAAAGTGTAAAGATATGCAAGAGGCAATATGCATTCAATTTCAGGCACACCAAGGTGCTAATGGAGATGCCACACATGCGGTGTCAGAGACTTAG
- the LOC113360229 gene encoding uncharacterized protein LOC113360229, with the protein MDKIWMRMDRLSPEYRAGVNDFIKVATQDARRRKLKKIFCPCEICVNHCRKTESEVRYDLFRYGIDQSYTCWTKHGENLHAPHASSCTVNFETHTSTEHEFEEGPLGDIPDSTIDDAPDYVAEATKMVDAILEDFPGDRRKFEKLIEDAKKPLFPGDSKLTKLSAIIKLYNLKAKHGVSDKFFGELLDLLKNEIPDGNEIPSSTYEAKKSINPLGLNYVKIHVCPNDCILYRKDHEKKEVCPTCGESRWKKDKITLKECKGVPVKVLWYFPIIPRLKRLFLVKYIARKLIWHDRDRNKDGLLRHPADAEAWKAIDERYPDFAEDPRNIRLGVSADGVNPFRGKKKSYSCWPILTVVYNLPPSLCMKRKFMMLTMLIQGPKEPGNDIDVFLAPFIDDLKLLFDEGVEAYDAYKQERFTLRAVVLWTISDYPALGNLSGCTVGGYDACATCGVNTHSTWLKYSKKVSYTGHRKWLPSGHRYRYQMKPFDGNQEFGVAPEPVSGLQRFEEAKSIENAWGKKGKRMYLPPACYTLTKQEKVKFCKTLYELKVPQGYCSNFSSLVSLKDSKLIGLKSHDYHVLMQQFLPLAVRSILPKNVEKELENEDEIMAEEKKISKYLRWISQGPRHLVVKYNGYDINGCRYRTKSRDVGVNQNCGVSLEASGMHIASAKDSNPKIATSRYYGVINEIWVLDYHCVKIPVFLCDWVHSGYGVKTDELGYTLVDLNRLGHKKDPFILASQANQVFYVEDQGDPRWSVVISCPLNYYMDDDDVDEIAEDELMSENRRPEDNMAVDMSSLYVDDDSDTSYFRDDGQGIYVDPCFEQ; encoded by the exons ATGGACAAAATTTGGATGAGAATGGATAGATTATCACCCGAATACAGAGCAGGAGTTAACGATTTTATCAAAGTTGCTACTCAAGATGCACGgagaaggaaactaaagaaaatctTTTGTCCATGTGAAATATGTGTTAACCATTGTCGTAAAACTGAAAGCGAAGTAAGATATGATTTGTTCCGCTATGGTATTGACCAGAGCTATACTTGTTGGACTAAACATGGAGAGAATCTTCATGCTCCTCATGCTAGTAGCTGTACTGTTAATTTTGAAACTCATACTTCTACAGAACATGAGTTTGAAGAGGGGCCATTGGGTGATATTCCAGACAGTACTATAGATGATGCTCCAGATTATGTTGCAGAGGCAACAAAGATGGTCGACGCGATACTAGAGGACTTTCCAGGTGATCGTAGAAAGTTTGAGAAGTTAATAGAGGATGCTAAGAAGCCTTTATTTCCAGGAGACTCGAAACTTACCAAGCTGTCGGCAATAATCAAGCTGTACAACTTGAAAGCGAAGCATGGAGTATCAGACAAGTTTTTTGGTGAGCTTTTAGATTTGTTGAAGAACGAGATTCCTGATGGTAATGAAATTCCTTCTTctacatatgaagctaagaaatCCATTAATCCGTTAGGGTTGAACTATGTGAAGATACATGTATGTCCTAATGATTGCATACTATATAGGAAAGATCATGAAAAGAAAGAAGTATGCCCAACatgtggggaatcaagatggaaaaaGGATAAGATAACATTGAAGGAGTGCAAGGGGGTGcctgtaaaggttttgtggtatTTCCCGATCATTCCACGACTGAAACGTTTATTTTTGGTGAAGTACATAGCAAGAAAATTGATATGGCATGATCGTGATAGAAACAAAGATGGGTTGCTGCGTCATCCAGCAGATGCTGAAGCATGGAAGGCGATTGATGAAAGATACCCTGATTTTGCTGAGGATCCTAGAAATATTCGCTTAGGAGTGTCAGCTGATGGAGTGAATCCATTTCGTGGTAAGAAGAAAAGTTATAGTTGCTGGCCTATCCTAACAGTGGTTTACAACCTTCCCCCATCGTTATGCATGAAGAGAAAATTCATGATGCTTACAATGTTAATTCAAGGACCAAAAGAACCAGGCAATGACATCGACGTTTTTTTAGCTCCGTTTATTGATGATCTGAAATTATTGTTTGATGAAGGGGTCGAAGCGTATGATGCCTACAAACAAGAAAGGTTCACATTAAGGGCTGTAGTTTTGTGGACAATAAGTGACTATCCTGCACTCGGCAATTTGAGTGGCTGTACTGTTGGTGGATATGATGCTTGTGCAACATGTGGTGTGAATACACACTCCACATGGCTTAAGTACTCTAAAAAAGTTTCATACACTGGTCATAGAAAATGGTTACCGTCTGGCCATCGTTACAGATATCAAATGAAGCCATTTGATGGCAATCAAGAATTCGGTGTGGCTCCTGAACCAGTGAGTGGGTTACAAAGGTTTGAAGAGGCGAAGTCAATTGAAAATGCATGGGGAAAGAAAG GAAAAAGGATGTATCTTCCTCCTGCCTGCTACACATTGACGAAACAAGAGAAGGTGAAGTTTTGCAAAACATTGTACGAGTTGAAGGTTCCACAAGGGTACTGTTCTAATTTTAGCAGTCTGGTGTCGCTAAAAGATAGCAAGTTGATTGGTCTCAAATCACATGACTACCATGTTCTTATGCAGCAATTCTTGCCACTTGCGGTTAGATCGATTCTTCCAAAGAAC GTCGAGAAGGAGTTGGAGAACGAAGATGAAATCATGGCAGAGGAGAAGAAGATCTCTAAATATCTTAGGTGGATATCACAGGGCCCGCGTCATTTAGTTGTAAAGTACAATGGATATGACATAAATGGATGCCGGTATCGCACTAAAAGTCGTGATGTTGGCGTAAACCAAAACTGTGGGGTTAGCCTGGAGGCGTCAGGAATGCACATTGCTAGTGCGAAGGACAGTAACCCAAAGATTGCTACATCGCGCTATTATGGAGTGATAAATGAGATTTGGGTTCTTGATTACCACTGCGTAAAGATACCCGTGTTCTTGTGTGATTGGGTACACAGTGGTTATGGTGTCAAAACTGATGAACTTGGTTACACACTAGTCGACCTCAACAGATTAGGGCATAAAAAGGATCCTTTCATTTTAGCTTCCCAAGCTAATCAAGTTTTTTATGTAGAAGATCAAGGAGATCCAAGGTGGTCTGTTGTTATATCATGCCCTTTAAATTACTATATGGATGACGATGATGTCGATGAAATTGCTGAGGATGAGCTAATGTCTGAGAATCGTCGGCCAGAAGATAATATGGCAGTAGATATGAGCTCACTTTATGTGGACGACGATTCTGACACTTCTTATTTTCGCGATGATGGTCAGGGGATATATGTTGATCCCTGCTTTGAACAATAA
- the LOC113360231 gene encoding uncharacterized protein LOC113360231 produces the protein MLSSKKVVAQPPTGPPHPPSNRSHPYKNCNTSISIGDIVTVYDARESVVQWPKHLVVLVGNGRTRLDAFDEFVKRAKEVFRSRAAIKVELHRDVFGQTVDVPIHMALEDIEFVCTSQKLTNNAIVLFIRFLYEKLDGDARKTKFGFMNPAAVHFSVNKTELVKSVLNRLKDSVPSRKYIFIPCNTGIHWVLIVFFDGVFYYLNSLDEKCRYKLEEQMSTVSKALRKLGVKRSEEKVFWVDVKHNPKQKGDWECGFFVMLYMKHIIESYDTSMRNPKEMFKSGMNYGTTEIDEIKREWMDYISPILEKKGKERKQDDCSKQIKEGTIVCEANTDALVNILGAERPGE, from the exons ATGCTGTCCTCAAAAAAAGTGGTTGCACAG CCACCAACAGGACCACCTCATCCGCCTTCTAACAGG AGCCATCCGT ATAAAAACTGCAATACTTCCATATCCATTGGTGATATTGTTACTGTGTATGATGCCCGTGAAAGTGTTGTTCAATGGCCAAAACACTTGGTGGTCCTTGTCGGAAAT GGGCGAACGAGATTGGATGCATTTGATGAATTTGTTAAGAGAGCAAAAGAAGTGTTCAGAAGCAGGGCTGCGATCAAAGTTGAGTTGCATCGCGATGTGTTTGGTCAAACTGTAGATGTGCCTATACATATGGCACTAGAAGATATTGAGTTTGTTTGCACGTCTCAGAAACTTACGAACAATGCTATAGTCTTATTCATCCG ATTTTTGTATGAAAAATTGGATGGCGATGCACGCAAAACCAAGTTCGGATTTATGAATCCAGCGGCAGTTCACTTTTCAGTCAATAAAACAGAACTCGTGAAAAGTGTATTAAATAGACTGAAAGATTCAGTGCCGAGTCGAAAATACATATTTATTCCTTGTAATACAGG AATTCATTGGGTACTAATTGTATTTTTCGATGGGGTATTTTATTACTTAAATTCGTTGGATGAGAAGTGTAGATACAAACTAGAGGAGCAAATGAGCAC TGTTTCAAAAGCTTTAAGAAAATTAGGTGTCAAGCGATCTGAAGAGAAAGTATTCTGGGTGGACGTGAAG CACAACCCTAAACAAAAAGGAGATTGGGAGTGTGGATTTTTTGTGATGCTATATATGAAGCACATTATAGAAAGTTATGACACTTCAATGAGGAACCCTAAGGAG ATGTTTAAGTCGGGGATGAACTATGGTACGACAGAAATTGATGAAATCAAAAGGGAGTGGATGGATTATATTTCACCAATTCTTGAGAA aaaagggaaagaaagaaaacag GATGACTGCTCAAAACAGATCAAAGAGGGTACAATTGTCTGTGAAGCTAATACAGATGCCCTTGTAAATATTTTGGGTGCAGAACGTCCTGGAGAGTAA
- the LOC113360232 gene encoding uncharacterized protein LOC113360232 — protein MEETNCCKLKNVPSDLRGFVEQEEWKEFVKRRLSDKGKELSEIGKTVQAHHKYPHRMGRRTYAGLKDKLKREGKWTSDSPPPRELLWILARQNENGEYKTDEIGEVAQIDDCSKKIKEGTIVCEGKTDALVKILGEEHGGRVRAAENWKSN, from the exons ATGGAGGAAACCAACTGCTGCAAA CTTAAGAATGTTCCTTCAGATTTAAGAGGTTTTGTAGAACAAGAAGAATGGAAAGAGTTTGTAAAACGGAGATTGAGCGACAAAGGCAAG GAGTTGTCTGAAATTGGCAAAACGGTACAAGCTCACCACAAATATCCGCATAGGATGGGACGAAGGACCTATGCTGGATTAAAGGACAAACTG aaaagagaaggaaagtgGACAAGTGATTCACCCCCTCCACGAGAATTATTATGGATACTTGCACGCCAAAATGAAAATGGGGAGTATAAGACTGATGAGATTGGTGAAGTTGCTCAAATT GATGACTGCTCGAAAAAGATCAAAGAGGGTACAATTGTCTGTGAAGGTAAGACAGATGCCCTTGTAAAGATTTTGGGTGAAGAACATGGTGGAAGAGTAAGGGCTGCAG AGAACTGGAAGAGCAACTAA
- the LOC113360233 gene encoding transcription repressor OFP17-like yields the protein MRLFMKPSCGCSLKSKLAKRPSSVSCCSIKSKLITRHSFSCGTHSLKTTPTFKKQSSGKKLFKRFRIKKRLSVRRPRFGRNRPRVSNRRNPIRKFFALFRRKNRPPVPATVRKRTNGKKFRLLSVVLCRRRKSSPTHHHQTTSEEESDEVGELRSGTCGTGENDRTLFPSPLTPAYVRHSGVNKRDVMGSGSSSSDVDGACRSFESHLVEMIIEEGKMCDLIDVEELLYCWNNLENPVFIGLVSRFYGELCKDLFSNDDQDEEEEDQEQNTSTIPDFNSSCNQ from the coding sequence ATGAGATTGTTTATGAAACCTTCGTGTGGTTGCTCTTTGAAATCCAAGCTCGCTAAAAGACCTTCATCCGTATCATGTTGCTCTATCAAATCCAAGCTCATTACACGACATTCATTCTCATGCGGTACTCACAGTTTGAAAACCACCCCTACTTTCAAGAAACAAAGCAGTGGGAAAAAGCTCTTCAAACGTTTCAGAATCAAGAAACGTCTATCCGTAAGACGACCTAGATTTGGTCGAAATCGACCCCGTGTTTCTAACAGGAGGAACCCGATCCGAAAATTCTTTGCACTTTTCCGACGTAAAAATCGTCCACCCGTACCTGCCACTGTTAGGAAACGCACCAATGGTAAGAAGTTCCGATTACTTTCAGTCGTACTTTGCAGGCGTCGTAAATCCTCACCTACGCATCATCACCAGACGACGTCGGAGGAGGAGAGCGACGAAGTGGGAGAGCTACGGAGTGGAACTTGTGGGACTGGAGAAAATGATAGGACGTTATTCCCTTCGCCATTGACACCAGCTTACGTGAGACATAGTGGCGTAAACAAAAGAGACGTTATGGGCAGTGGTAGTAGTTCCAGCGACGTCGACGGTGCTTGTAGGAGTTTCGAGAGTCATTTGGTGGAGATGATTATAGAGGAAGGAAAAATGTGTGATCTAATAGATGTCGAAGAACTTCTATATTGCTGGAACAATTTGGAAAACCCTGTTTTTATTGGTTTGGTTTCAAGATTTTATGGTGAGTTGTGCAAGGACTTGTTTTCAAATGATGATCAAGACGAAGAGGAAGAGGATCAAGAACAGAATACTAGCACCATTCCAGACTTTAATTCCTCTTGTAATCAGTAG
- the LOC113357827 gene encoding ribosome biogenesis protein BMS1 homolog, which translates to MSYSSSGSQDDLPEPAPAFKIYRNYKDKCEEDWDGEIYPIQFPVHAHDFDDQPPPPFIVLVQGPPNVGKSLLIKSLFKYITGMEPKDDTRGPINFITDGYCRRLQFVECPDDINAMIDAAKYADLVLLMVDASYGFEAETFEFLNLLQVHGVSNVMGVLTHLDKFEDEKEMKGIIDRLQDHFRTEICQQATVSYLSGLEHDLYKVCEVQKLANDIVMLQFNSSSWPWRAGSPYMLVDRFEDVTPPEELHKDANCNRNLSLYGYLRGCCLKGGAKVHIAGVGDFHLAGVRCITDPAPSSSELEKQSDLVELNHMEHESFRAGTYLRLDVHSVPFKMVENLDPCRPILVGGINPEEENVCDMQARLKRHKWHMKLLKSADTVTVSAGWRRYQTTPIYATEVHHGRHEFLDFNEEHEHCLAMFSGPVAPPGTRIAVVQSNKDLFRIAAKAVILDPKHQQQQQPSLDPNHHSKIMKDRKQKGKPQKILYGRTVLHRILKRRTAPTKFESENSDVAEFKGSPIWTRSGILGKVKKVKKRKRIATAPVNEDLLGKEDPAPRQRRRVEISDEAPSSYPCSSYFMLLGNSMDEDKAKETVVIMSEEKRAELVKKQQTEKYERAEEKFFGGVYVLTC; encoded by the exons ATGTCTTATTCTTCTTCCggttctcaagatgatcttccaGAACCAGCACCAGCTTTCAAAATATATAGAAATTACAAAGACAAGTGTGAAGAAGATTGGGATGGAGAGATATATCCTATCCAATTTCCAGTACATGCCCATGATTTTGATGATCAACCACCGCCACCTTTTATTGTTCTCGTTCAAGGACCTCCCAAT GTTGGGAAGTCCTTGCTGATTAAATCTCTATTCAAGTATATTACTGGTATGGAACCTAAGGATGATACCCGAGGCCCCATCAACTTCATAACAGATG GCTACTGCAGAAGGCTACAGTTTGTGGAATGCCCTGATGATATTAATGCCATGATCGATGCGGCAAAATATGCTGATCTGGTATTGTTAATGGTTGATGCAAGTTATGGGTTTGAAGCG GAAACATTCGAGTTTCTTAACCTTTTACAAGTGCATGGAGTTTCAAATGTTATGGGTGTTCTTACACATCTTGACAAGTTCGAAGATGAAAAAGAAATGAAGGGAATCATAGACCGTCTCCAGGATCATTTCAGAACTGAAATATGTCAACAAGCAACAGTATCGTACCTATCTGGACTTGAACATGACTT GTACAAAGTGTGTGAAGTACAAAAGCTGGCAAATGACATAGTGATGCTCCAATTTAATTCCTCGTCATGGCCATGGAGAGCGGGAAGTCCTTATATGCTTGTAGACCGTTTTGAAGATGTTACTCCTCCAGAGGAACTGCATAAGGATGCAAATTGCAATAGAAATTTAAGTCTGTATGGTTATCTTCGAGGTTGTTGTCTTAAGGGCGGAGCTAAG GTGCATATTGCTGGTGTTGGTGATTTTCATTTAGCTGGTGTTAGATGCATAACTGATCCTGCCCCTTCGTCGTCTGAGTTGGAAAAGCAAAGTGATCTTGTTGAGCTAAACCACATGGAGCATGAGAGTTTCAGAGCAGGGACCTATTTAAGGTTGGACGTTCATAGCGTTCCTTTCAAGATGGTTGAAAATCTTGATCCTTGTCGTCCGATTCTCGTTGGAGGTATCAATCCTGAAGAAGAAAATGTTTGTGATATGCAG GCGAGACTTAAGCGACATAAGTGGCATATGAAACTGTTGAAGTCAGCAGACACAGTCACCGTGTCAGCTGGTTGGAGACGTTACCAGACCACACCTATTTATGCCACAGAAGTCCACCATGGACGGCATGAATTTCTCGATTTCAATGAGGAGCATGAGCACTGCCTTGCGATGTTTAGTGGCCCTGTTGCACCTCCCGGTACCAGAATTGCTGTTGTGCAGAGTAATAAG GACTTGTTTCGGATAGCAGCAAAGGCAGTCATTCTTGACCCtaagcatcaacaacaacaacaaccgagCCTTGACCCTAATCACCACTCAAAGATAATGAAGGACAGAAAGCAGAAAGGAAAACCCCAGAAAATCCTTTATGGGAGGACTGTTCTCCATAGAATCCTTAAGAGGAGGACTGCTCCTACGAAGTTTGAATCAGAGAACAGTGATGTTGCTGAATTTAAAGGTTCACCTATCTGGACTAGGAGTGGAATTCTGGGGAAGGTGAAAAAGGTGAAAAAAAGAAAGCGGATTGCTACTGCTCCTGTTAACGAAGATTTGCTCGGAAAG GAAGACCCTGCTCCGAGACAGCGACGTCGTGTGGAGATTAGCGATGAGGCACCTTCCTCATATCCATGTTCAAGTTATTTTATGTTGCTCGGTAATAGCATGGATGAAGACAAAGCGAAGGAAACTGTGGTGATCATGTCGGAGGAAAAACGAGCAGAATTGGTCAAAAAACAGCAGACAGAGAAGTATGAGAGAGCAGAAGAGAAGTTCTTTGGTGGTGTTTATGTATTAACTTGTTAA